A single Oncorhynchus nerka isolate Pitt River linkage group LG10, Oner_Uvic_2.0, whole genome shotgun sequence DNA region contains:
- the LOC115136327 gene encoding SPARC-like — MNLLFLLVLAFHPDLAMGGRAQRKQWQAESSLRPYLGRVDPVLLCELLKCHSPMGSWCQVVQDNGVLFPKCVCPKICPRQGAPVCSVLGRTYGNECLLHREACRKRRHIGLAHKGPCLVPKANCTEEEYGQFPYRLMDWFLLLSRMGESYAPYAPPQSCLSHTQRSQLAQRRFGLLDKNKDGKLSRKDLRKLRYKRMPLEHCATSFFQSCDHNKNTKVTLHEWISCLVDRSEIWFHSFMSMKMGSGKLCPMKTDNHL, encoded by the exons ATGAACCTGCTCTTTCTGCTGGTCCTGGCTTTTCACCCTGACCTGGCCATG GGAGGCAGAGCCCAGCGCAAACAATGGCAGGCTGAGAGCAGTCTGAGACCATATCTGGGTAGAGTGGACCCAG TCCTACTATGTGAGCTTCTGAAGTGTCACAGTCCAATGGGCTCCTGGTGCCAGGTGGTGCAGGACAACGGAGTCCTCTTCCCAAAGTGTGTGTGTCCTAAGATCTGCCCACG GCAGGGGGCACCAGTGTGCAGTGTTCTGGGAAGGACCTATGGGAACGAGTGTCTGCTGCATAGAGAAGCCTGCCGCAAGAGACGTCACATTGGACTGGCTCATAAAGGGCCTTGTCTGG TTCCCAAGGCAAACTGTACAGAGGAGGAGTATGGCCAGTTCCCATACCGCCTCATGGACTGGTTCCTCCTATTGAGTCGCATGGGAGAGTCCTACGCCCCCTACGCCCCGCCTCAGAGCTGCCTGAGCCACACCCAGCGCTCCCAACTAGCCCAG CGGAGGTTTGGCCTGCTGGACAAGAACAAGGATGGAAAGCTGAGCCGGAAAGACCTGAGGAAGCTACGCTACAAAAGAATGCCTCTAGAGCACTGTGCTACCTCCTTCTTCCA GTCGTGTGACCATAACAAGAACACTAAGGTGACCCTGCATGAATGGATCTCCTGTCTGGTGGATCGCTCAGAGATCTGGTTCCACAGCTTCATGT ctATGAAAATGGGATCCGGTAAGCTGTGTCCCATGAAGACTGACAACCACCTTTGA